The following coding sequences are from one Sesamum indicum cultivar Zhongzhi No. 13 linkage group LG11, S_indicum_v1.0, whole genome shotgun sequence window:
- the LOC105173913 gene encoding choline monooxygenase, chloroplastic isoform X2: protein MFMCCVGYTEQIKEPREFFTGRLGSIEYVVCRDENGTLFAFHNVCRHHASLIASGTGKTSCFVCPYHGWTYGLDGALVKATRITGIKNFKVNEMGLVPLKVGIWGPFVLINFDGGMMPQKGLDTNGVAHDWLGSTAEILSSNGIDASLVYLCRRVYTLECNWKVFCDNYLDGGYHVPYAHRGLASGLQLDSYSTEMYEKVSIQTCGGSTKAFEQEFDRLGSKALYAFVYPNFMINRYGPWMDTNLVLPLGPRKCQVIFDYFLDAYLKDDSAFIEKSLEDSEKVQDEDIILCKAVQQGLESPAYDVGRYSPTVEMAMHHFHCLLQENLSQSFRRSR, encoded by the exons ATGTTCATGTGTTGCGTAG GGTATACCGAACAGATTAAAGAGCCACGCGAATTTTTTACTGGCAG ATTGGGAAGTATCGAATATGTCGTGTGTCGGGATGAAAACGGCACATTGTTTGCATTCCACAATGTGTGTCGCCATCATGCGTCTCTTATTGCCTCTGGAACAGGGAAAACATCTTGCTTCGTCTGTCCATATCAT GGTTGGACATATGGATTAGACGGAGCACTTGTAAAGGCAACAAGAATAACAGGAATCAAGAACTTCAAAGTGAAT GAAATGGGACTTGTTCCTCTCAAAGTTGGCATTTGGGGGCCATTTGTATTGATCAATTTTGATGGAGGAATGATGCCACAGAAAGGTCTTGATACTAATGGTGTGGCCCATGACTGGCTAGGTAGTACAGCAGAAATCCTGAGTTCCAATGGAATAGATGCATCGTTGGTTTATCTTTGCCGACGTGTATATACGCTGGAATGCAATTGGAAG GTTTTCTGTGACAACTATTTAGACGGCGGTTATCATGTGCCTTATGCACATAGAGGTCTTGCTTCTGGTCTCCAGCTTGACTCATATTCTACCGAA ATGTATGAAAAAGTTAGCATCCAGACTTGTGGTGGCAGTACCAAGGCATTTGAACAAGAATTTGACAGACTTGGTTCGAAAGCTTTATATGCTTTTGTCTACCCGAACTTCATGATCAATAG GTATGGACCATGGATGGACACCAATCTCGTACTACCACTTGGACCACGGAAGTGCCAAGTGATTTTCGATTATTTTCTAGATGCTTATCTCAAG GATGACAGCGCTTTCATTGAAAAGAGTTTGGAAGACAGCGAGAAAGTGCAA GAtgaagatataattttatgcaaaGCCGTTCAACAAGGCCTTGAATCTCCTGCATATGACGTTGGGCGATACAGCCCAACTGTTGAGATGGCTATGCATCATTTTCATTGCCTGCTGCAAGAAAACCTCAGCCAGTCATTCCGGAGAAGTAGGTGA
- the LOC105173915 gene encoding oligosaccharyltransferase complex subunit OSTC — MSATAPQPDPSSGSIDPIFHLIRIVPFSFLRPPRLRLKLPTFTLPSAMTVYSLILLTYFMVVSGIVYDVIVEPPGIGSTQDLYTGAVRPVVFLPGRVNGQYIIEGLSSGFMFVLGGIGIVLLDLALDKNRAKSVKVSYASAGIASVVISYVMSMLFLRIKIPGYLR, encoded by the coding sequence ATGTCCGCCACCGCACCCCAACCCGATCCATCATCCGGATCCATCGACCCGATCTTCCACCTCATCCGGATCGTCCCATTCTCCTTCCTCCGCCCCCCGCGCCTCCGCCTGAAGCTGCCCACCTTCACCCTCCCTTCTGCTATGACTGTCTACTCCCTCATTCTTCTCACCTACTTTATGGTCGTCTCCGGCATCGTTTACGACGTCATCGTCGAACCACCAGGCATCGGATCCACACAAGACCTTTACACTGGGGCAGTCCGACCGGTCGTTTTCCTCCCGGGTCGGGTGAACGGCCAGTACATCATTGAGGGCCTCTCCTCCGGGTTCATGTTCGTGCTTGGTGGGATTGGGATCGTGCTTTTGGATCTGGCGCTGGATAAAAATCGGGCGAAGAGTGTGAAGGTGTCGTATGCTTCAGCTGGGATTGCGTCTGTCGTGATTTCTTATGTTATGAGTATGCTATTTCTGCGCATTAAGATCCCTGGATATCTTCGctga
- the LOC105173913 gene encoding choline monooxygenase, chloroplastic isoform X1 codes for MAMAATMMLPKLASFNHCPEIRNPYFRFSRKNPRRCLTNNGNSFPVKSSSIQGISGDERKVRRLVQEFNPKIPIEEAVTPPSSWYTDPDFYSLELDQVFYRGWQAVGYTEQIKEPREFFTGRLGSIEYVVCRDENGTLFAFHNVCRHHASLIASGTGKTSCFVCPYHGWTYGLDGALVKATRITGIKNFKVNEMGLVPLKVGIWGPFVLINFDGGMMPQKGLDTNGVAHDWLGSTAEILSSNGIDASLVYLCRRVYTLECNWKVFCDNYLDGGYHVPYAHRGLASGLQLDSYSTEMYEKVSIQTCGGSTKAFEQEFDRLGSKALYAFVYPNFMINRYGPWMDTNLVLPLGPRKCQVIFDYFLDAYLKDDSAFIEKSLEDSEKVQDEDIILCKAVQQGLESPAYDVGRYSPTVEMAMHHFHCLLQENLSQSFRRSR; via the exons ATGGCCATGGCTGCAACGATGATGCTGCCAAAACTCGCCTCTTTCAATCACTGCCCAGAAATCCGAAACCCCTATTTCCGGTTTTCCAGGAAGAACCCTCGCCGTTGCCTCACTAACAATGGTAATTCCTTTCCAGTTAAATCTTCATCGATACAAGGAATCAGCGGGGATGAGAGGAAAGTCAGAAGACTTGTCCAAGAATTCAACCCCAAAATTCCTATAGAAGAAGCGGTTACCCCGCCAAGCTCCTGGTACACTGACCCCGATTTCTATTCTCTTGAGCTCGATCAAGTCTTCTACAGAGGATGGCAGGCCGTTG GGTATACCGAACAGATTAAAGAGCCACGCGAATTTTTTACTGGCAG ATTGGGAAGTATCGAATATGTCGTGTGTCGGGATGAAAACGGCACATTGTTTGCATTCCACAATGTGTGTCGCCATCATGCGTCTCTTATTGCCTCTGGAACAGGGAAAACATCTTGCTTCGTCTGTCCATATCAT GGTTGGACATATGGATTAGACGGAGCACTTGTAAAGGCAACAAGAATAACAGGAATCAAGAACTTCAAAGTGAAT GAAATGGGACTTGTTCCTCTCAAAGTTGGCATTTGGGGGCCATTTGTATTGATCAATTTTGATGGAGGAATGATGCCACAGAAAGGTCTTGATACTAATGGTGTGGCCCATGACTGGCTAGGTAGTACAGCAGAAATCCTGAGTTCCAATGGAATAGATGCATCGTTGGTTTATCTTTGCCGACGTGTATATACGCTGGAATGCAATTGGAAG GTTTTCTGTGACAACTATTTAGACGGCGGTTATCATGTGCCTTATGCACATAGAGGTCTTGCTTCTGGTCTCCAGCTTGACTCATATTCTACCGAA ATGTATGAAAAAGTTAGCATCCAGACTTGTGGTGGCAGTACCAAGGCATTTGAACAAGAATTTGACAGACTTGGTTCGAAAGCTTTATATGCTTTTGTCTACCCGAACTTCATGATCAATAG GTATGGACCATGGATGGACACCAATCTCGTACTACCACTTGGACCACGGAAGTGCCAAGTGATTTTCGATTATTTTCTAGATGCTTATCTCAAG GATGACAGCGCTTTCATTGAAAAGAGTTTGGAAGACAGCGAGAAAGTGCAA GAtgaagatataattttatgcaaaGCCGTTCAACAAGGCCTTGAATCTCCTGCATATGACGTTGGGCGATACAGCCCAACTGTTGAGATGGCTATGCATCATTTTCATTGCCTGCTGCAAGAAAACCTCAGCCAGTCATTCCGGAGAAGTAGGTGA
- the LOC105173914 gene encoding plant intracellular Ras-group-related LRR protein 6 has protein sequence MMYEQQQQQQQVRIDMRSKRQMEKRKMMMMMMNNNNNRVVGIEVEDENSIDTNNKVEEVVDLSGMSLDTLPNPPLNLAIISKLDLSNNNLQSIPESLTARLLNVVVLDVHSNQLKFLPNSIGCLSKLKLLNVSGNLLHSFPRTIENCRSLEELNANFNQLRQLPDTIGFELVNLKKLSVNSNKLVFLPYSTSHLTNLRVLDARLNCLHSLPDDLENLINLEVLNVSQNFQYLATIPYSVGLLISLVELDVSYNKITTLPESIGCLKKLQKLSVEGNPLVSPPMDVVDRGVMVVKEYLCNKINGTQKTSPKKKSWFGKLTKCGTFNGASLPVDGGEGYIMPSYRPIDAMTSPRYMGMFSPRRLFSPKSYFSR, from the exons aTGATGTatgagcagcagcagcagcagcagcaagtACGGATTGATATGAGGAGTAAGAGGCAGATGGAGAAgaggaagatgatgatgatgatgatgaataataacaataatagaGTAGTAGGGATAGAAGTGGAGGATGAGAATAGCATTGATACTAATAATAAGGTGGAAGAAGTTGTGGATCTGAGTGGTATGTCTTTGGACACACTTCCCAATCCGCCTCTCAATTTAGCCATCATTTCCAAGTTAGACCTCTCCAATAACAATCTCCAG AGTATCCCAGAATCCTTGACAGCAAGGCTCCTGAACGTGGTCGTCTTGGACGTGCATTCAAATCAGCTCAAGTTCCTACCAAACTCCATCGGATGTTTATCCAAGCTCAAACTCTTGAACGTTTCCGGCAACCTTCTTCACTCCTTTCCTAGGACGATCGAGAACTGCAG gtctcttgaggagttaaatgCAAACTTCAACCAGCTAAGGCAGTTACCAGACACAATCGGTTTCGAGCTAGTAAACCTCAAGAAGCTGTCCGTCAACTCAAACAAGCTAGTATTCCTCCCCTACTCCACCTCCCACCTGACCAATCTCCGAGTCCTCGACGCCCGTCTCAACTGCCTCCACTCCCTCCCCGACGACCTTGAAAACCTCATCAACCTTGAAGTCCTCAACGTCAGCCAAAACTTCCAGTACTTGGCTACAATCCCATATTCCGTAGGCCTTCTCATATCCTTAGTCGAATTAGACGTCAGCTACAACAAGATCACTACCCTACCGGAGTCCATTGGCTGTCTCAAGAAGCTCCAAAAGCTCAGCGTGGAGGGAAATCCACTCGTTTCACCCCCCATGGACGTTGTCGACCGGGGAGTGATGGTCGTTAAAGAGTACTTATGCAATAAGATAAATGGAACGCAGAAAACGTCCCCAAAGAAGAAGTCATGGTTTGGGAAGCTGACTAAGTGTGGGACGTTTAACGGTGCGAGTTTACCGGTTGATGGTGGAGAAGGGTACATTATGCCTAGTTATAGGCCTATCGATGCCATGACGTCGCCTAGATACATGGGGATGTTCTCCCCGAGACGGCTTTTCTCGCCTAAATCCTACTTCTCGCGGTGA
- the LOC105173917 gene encoding histone-lysine N-methyltransferase SUVR3, whose protein sequence is MKNLYWCWVAIFNKFAMEEQECSKTRDRHSHDAFLRCAAVVLPYLNSDELASVASTCKALHLISKPITSRRTSDASRGLENLPIPFFNPIAGDSQPYPYFFYTPTQTLLVRPEFRQPWGSGDDARMCTEEGRPDPFLFRVESASGCECARCIGDCCPCLEAGDILLTRECGPSCKCDPACGNRVTQGGVRVRLKIVKDERKGWGLYAAEMIPSGQFVCEYAGELLSTKEARQRQQTYDKNASMGCLTPALLVVKEHLPSGNTCMRINIDGTRIGNIARFINHSCDGGNLDTVIVRSSGALLPRICFFTSRDVQENEELTFSYGDVRLKLDGQPCFCGSSSCAGILPSEHT, encoded by the exons atgaaaaatctatattgGTGTTGGGTGGCaatctttaataaatttgCAATGGAGGAACAAGAATGCAGCAAAACGCGCGATCGCCACTCTCACGATGCTTTTCTCCGGTGCGCCGCCGTAGTCCTCCCATACCTTAACTCCGATGAACTAGCCTCTGTTGCCTCAACCTGCAAAGCCTTGCATCTAATCTCCAAACCCATAACCTCTCGAAGAACCTCCGACGCTTCCAGAGGGTTGGAGAACCTCCCAATACCATTCTTCAACCCCATCGCCGGCGACTCACAGCCCTACCCCTACTTCTTCTACACCCCCACACAGACCCTCCTGGTAAGACCCGAATTTCGCCAGCCCTGGGGCTCCGGCGACGATGCCCGGATGTGCACTGAAGAGGGTCGGCCAGACCCGTTTCTGTTCCGGGTCGAGAGTGCCAGCGGGTGCGAGTGCGCAAGGTGTATTGGCGATTGTTGTCCGTGCTTGGAAGCCGGCGACATTTTGCTGACCCGAGAATGTGGGCCTAGCTGCAAGTGTGACCCGGCGTGCGGGAATCGGGTGACTCAAGGAGGGGTCAGGGTCAGGTTGAAGATAGTAAAAGATGAGAGGAAAGGTTGGGGCTTGTATGCGGCTGAGATGATTCCTAGCGGGCAGTTCGTCTGCGAGTATGCAG GTGAGCTTTTGTCCACCAAAGAAGCAAGACAAAGGCAGCAAACATATGACAAAAACGCATCAATGGGGTGCTTAACTCCTGCTCTTTTGGTTGTAAAGGAGCATCTTCCATCGGGGAACACATGCATGAGGATCAACATCGATGGCACAAGAATTGGGAACATTGCACGGTTCATTAATCATTCTTGTGATGGTGGTAATCTTGATACGGTGATAGTGAGAAGTTCTGGAGCTTTGCTGCCCCGCATTTGCTTCTTCACGTCTAGagatgttcaagaaaatgaagagcTTACTTTTAGCTACGGGGACGTTAGGCTCAAGCTGGATGGCCAGCCATGTTTTTGTGGTAGTTCTTCTTGTGCTGGCATCCTGCCTTCGGAACATACATGA